Proteins from a single region of Punica granatum isolate Tunisia-2019 chromosome 8, ASM765513v2, whole genome shotgun sequence:
- the LOC116188553 gene encoding auxin response factor 17 — protein sequence MSSSTSSPDFPPVDSRIWRACAGSSVRIPAVNSRVYYFPQGHLEQSSSASSPVLSPIALSRPYVACVVAAVSFHADPLTDEVFARLVLHPSSSGGEALPEARGYAVDEEDEKIASFAKVLTSSDANNGGGFSVPRFCADTIFPPLNYQIDPPVQNLEVTDVHGVVWTFRHIYRGTPRRHLLTTGWSKFVNNKKLVAGDSVLFMKNSGGDMFVGIRRATRVPGADCFTWRNQIAAGKTKIEEDSVLKESFSRNGRGRVPLESVVKAIEHAARGMPFEVIYYPRAGWSDFVVRADVVEASMKSYLAAGVRVKMAVETEDTSRMTWFQGTVSSTAMPENGPWAGSPWRMVQVIWDEPDVLPNSRSLNPWQLEPLSIQSAFPPTKKFRASGLGPDGGDAELYFPLRGFASSTLGHLSPSLLNYNISPAGMQGARQDAIGASSFLHYADENTPPKMFTADFLGNKMFPNYKSLPTGLNIESSPSENLSTDSPNSGRSSIADLAAQKVPANCIQLFGQFIYIEKPVESGSDDDGLKESIGTANAGQSLANPLVKLIERLDNQQEGASAVESCLI from the exons ATGTCGTCCTCAACCTCCTCGCCGGATTTCCCCCCCGTCGACTCGAGAATCTGGCGCGCCTGCGCCGGCTCCTCCGTCCGAATCCCCGCCGTCAACTCTAGGGTCTACTACTTCCCCCAGGGCCATCTCGAGCAGTCCTCCTCCGCCTCCTCGCCCGTCCTCTCCCCAATCGCCCTGTCCCGGCCCTATGTCGCTTGCGTGGTCGCCGCCGTCAGCTTCCACGCTGATCCCCTCACCGACGAGGTCTTCGCCAGGCTAGTCCTCCACCCTTCCTCGAGCGGCGGCGAGGCCCTTCCGGAGGCGCGTGGCTACGCCGTGGACGAGGAGGACGAGAAGATTGCTTCGTTCGCCAAGGTCCTGACCTCCTCCGACGCCAACAATGGCGGTGGATTCTCCGTGCCTAGGTTCTGCGCCGATACCATCTTCCCGCCGCTGAACTACCAGATTGACCCGCCCGTCCAGAATCTCGAGGTGACTGACGTTCACGGGGTCGTGTGGACGTTCCGGCACATCTACCGAGGCACTCCGAGGCGGCATTTGCTGACCACCGGGTGGAGCAAGTTCGTGAACAATAAGAAGCTCGTGGCGGGAGACTCTGTTCTGTTCATGAAGAACTCCGGAGGGGACATGTTCGTCGGTATTCGCAGAGCCACTAGGGTTCCCGGTGCTGACTGCTTCACCTGGCGCAACCAGATTGCTGCCGGGAAGACCAAGATCGAGGAGGACTCTGTCCTTAAGGAAAGCTTCTCGAGGAACGGGAGGGGAAGAGTTCCTCTGGAGTCGGTGGTGAAAGCTATTGAGCATGCAGCCCGTGGGATGCCGTTCGAGGTGATTTACTACCCGAGGGCTGGGTGGTCTGATTTTGTGGTGAGGGCGGACGTCGTAGAGGCGTCCATGAAGAGCTACTTGGCAGCCGGAGTGAGGGTTAAGATGGCTGTGGAGACGGAGGATACTTCTAGGATGACGTGGTTTCAGGGGACCGTTTCCTCCACTGCCATGCCCGAGAACGGCCCATGGGCGGGTTCCCCGTGGCGCATGGTTCAG GTGATATGGGATGAACCTGATGTTTTGCCTAACTCGAGGAGTCTGAACCCTTGGCAGCTTGAACCTTTGTCAATTCAATCTGCTTTTCCCCCAACAAAGAAATTTAGAGCTTCAGGATTGGGACCTGATGGAGGAGATGCAGAACTCTACTTTCCTCTTAGAGGATTCGCCAGTTCGACTTTGGGCCACTTAAGCCCATCATTGTTGAATTACAATATTTCTCCTGCTGGCATGCAGGGAGCCAGGCAAGATGCTATTGGTGCATCTAGTTTTTTACACTATGCTGATGAGAATACCCCTCCTAAGATGTTCACTGCTGATTTCTTGGGCAACAAGATGTTCCCAAATTATAAATCTTTGCCCACTGGTCTGAACATTGAAAGTTCGCCATCAGAAAACCTGTCTACTGATAGCCCGAACAGTGGGCGCTCCTCTATTGCAGATCTTGCTGCTCAGAAAGTTCCGGCGAATTGTATCCAACTGTTTGGTCAGTTCATTTATATAGAAAAGCCAGTTGAAAGTGGATCTGATGATGATGGCTTGAAAGAGAGCATTGGGACTGCAAATGCAGGTCAGTCATTGGCCAACCCACTTGTAAAACTAATTGAGAGGCTTGATAACCAACAGGAGGGAGCATCAGCTGTTGAATCATGCCTTATCTGA